From the Saccharobesus litoralis genome, one window contains:
- a CDS encoding sulfotransferase family protein produces the protein MLSRQFHFISGLPRSGSTLLAAILRQNPRMHASISSPVLPIIHSCLEQVGAGGEFYTFFDQPKRQHLCQSIFNSYYVDQEDKSIVFDTNRLWTARLHQLVELFDDFKVICCVRNPAWVADSFEVIYRKNPFDYSRMYTPQTRQTVYSRCEAIMAGAGAFGSAWSALKEAFYGEFSEKLLLVDYDLMTQHPAKSLELIYQFLGVDLYTHDFNNVEYEEGEFDSQLGVKGLHTVASKVEFKPRRSVLPPDLFKKYSDMAFWLDPAGSAASILAPKNN, from the coding sequence ATGCTTAGTCGTCAATTTCATTTTATATCCGGATTACCTCGTTCCGGCTCTACTTTATTGGCTGCCATTTTACGCCAAAATCCTCGCATGCATGCCAGCATATCTAGTCCTGTTTTACCGATTATCCATTCTTGTTTAGAACAAGTCGGTGCTGGTGGGGAGTTTTATACTTTTTTTGACCAACCTAAGCGGCAGCATTTATGCCAATCTATTTTTAACTCTTATTACGTTGACCAAGAAGACAAATCAATTGTTTTTGATACTAATCGCCTTTGGACAGCTCGTTTGCATCAGCTAGTTGAATTGTTTGATGATTTCAAAGTGATTTGCTGTGTACGAAACCCTGCTTGGGTTGCCGATAGTTTTGAAGTTATTTATCGCAAAAACCCCTTTGATTACAGTCGAATGTACACACCACAGACTCGGCAAACGGTTTACAGTCGTTGTGAAGCCATTATGGCTGGCGCGGGTGCATTTGGCTCGGCTTGGTCTGCTTTAAAAGAAGCTTTTTACGGTGAATTCTCGGAAAAATTGTTGTTAGTCGACTATGATTTAATGACTCAGCATCCAGCTAAATCACTTGAGTTAATTTATCAGTTTTTAGGTGTCGATTTATACACCCATGACTTTAATAACGTTGAGTATGAAGAAGGTGAATTTGATTCACAACTTGGCGTTAAGGGCTTACATACGGTGGCAAGCAAAGTGGAATTTAAACCGCGACGCAGTGTGTTGCCTCCCGATTTATTTAAAAAATACAGTGATATGGCTTTTTGGTTAGATCCAGCTGGCAGCGCCGCTAGCATACTAGCACCAAAAAATAATTAG
- a CDS encoding phage tail protein, whose product MADPFIGQVTLMGFNFNPRGWFKCNGALLSISQHSTLFSLLGTNYGGDGRVTFALPDLRGRVPMSYGRHPGSLYDWRIGQVAGAERHTMTVLEMATHSHDATFSGVSTGVSFAMTATTDDGDNASPSDGAYLATTLPPAGGPDKPEQIYNSNPSSGSLVQLGGVSVSGKPSGSVTINANGAGQPFSLMQPTLALNHCIANVGVYPPRS is encoded by the coding sequence ATGGCAGATCCATTTATTGGACAAGTGACCCTAATGGGTTTTAATTTTAATCCCAGAGGTTGGTTTAAGTGTAATGGCGCGTTATTGTCAATTAGCCAACATTCTACGTTGTTTTCATTACTTGGTACTAATTATGGCGGAGATGGGCGAGTAACATTTGCGTTACCTGATTTACGTGGGCGTGTCCCTATGTCGTACGGGCGTCACCCTGGCAGCCTTTATGATTGGCGAATTGGACAAGTCGCTGGTGCAGAAAGACATACCATGACAGTGTTAGAAATGGCCACGCATAGCCATGATGCTACATTCTCAGGAGTGAGCACAGGAGTGAGTTTTGCCATGACAGCAACAACGGATGATGGAGACAATGCTAGTCCTAGTGACGGTGCTTATTTAGCGACTACTTTACCACCAGCAGGGGGGCCTGATAAGCCAGAGCAAATTTATAACTCCAATCCTTCATCCGGTTCACTCGTACAACTGGGTGGCGTGTCAGTCTCTGGTAAACCTAGTGGTTCAGTAACGATTAACGCAAATGGAGCGGGTCAGCCATTTAGTTTGATGCAGCCGACATTAGCACTTAATCATTGTATAGCCAATGTCGGAGTTTATCCGCCGCGGAGCTAA